CTCACAGAGATTCCACCAAGAAACTGGAGATCTGGACGGTCCCCCCAATTCTCTTGGTGCACCTGAAGCGGTCTGTAGTCACACGTCTATCTGCTGCAAATGACTGTATATTGACTTAATAtactttttctttgctttccTTGCCATTCTTGCAGCTTCTCCTATGAGGGCCGATGGAAACAGAAGCTGCAGACCTCTGTAGATTTCCCTCTAGACGCTCTGGACCTGACCCAGTACGTCATCGGACCTAAGCAGAACCTGAACAGATATGACCTTTTTGGAGTGTCTGTGAGTAGAGCTCAGTTGCTGATCAGCTAAATCAAGGTGTCAAACCATATGAATGTAGAATTGTCTCATCATTTTATTACATAGACGAGCGTttatcaaactttttacaccgagttccgcctaaaaaaaacaatgtagctctccaagtaccactataacaaaataaataaatcaaatgttacCAGAATGTTTGTAAACAGCTCTAAAggatgaaatgcaaatatattgtatttaaaatacaactgaactatacTTAACAAATTTACTGAACAGCACCAACCAAACagcaacaattagtttttttgaacatgttatgtaatttaaaaaaaaaatagcactctacattattatactttataaaaagaaaaacatagtgtcataaactgattaaaaagaATATTACAATTTATACAGTTTCTGCATCATAATTTCTTGTTTCAATGCCCATTTGACATTttgctccttttggtgtgtgcaTCTTGGCCACCATGGAGAAATATAATACAGTTTTAACCATACTAGACAGACAGTAGAAAAAGTAGTCTTACAATCTTAACTAACAttgcattaaaataaacattgtctcacagtatcacaaaacACCAACCTCGTGCCTCATCTGAGAGTAACTAAAAGAataaacattttacagagcatttaGTTACATTCATCACTGTTTTTCTTGCTCTCGTTAAATTACTTTTACCGTTGCGGTCTGAAGTTAGCGTTTGTGCCAAAATGCGGCGTTCCAGTGCGAAccgttcaaaataaaagccccacATGCTTAAAACATATGACGTTATAAAACAGGCTCGATTACTGTTTCAATAATCCTATCTTTTACTTTTAGCTGAAGCTGATATTAACTGAATATTAAATCAATTGGGTTATTTACACACTGTAACATCATGCACAGTTTATTCATTCAATCATATATTTCAGTGAGTCTTTCACGTACCCCCagagggagcccacgtaccactaGTGACTTCGGAATCAATTCAATTATTGTAccgtttattttaaaaagtgttgtgGAGGACAGTTTATAATTTTggtatatatttgaaaaagaaacatgaagtagacgcacatgatttgcttttagTACGCCACACAATGGATGTGGTGGCTCGGACAAATATagtccccgggccttgagtttgacacctgtgagcTACACATTCATAATTAATCACGTAGTGTTCGGAACTCTTGGGTTGAGTTtatttccgtgtgtgtgtgttaactttttatttactaGAACCACTATGGAGGTTTGGACGGTGGCCATTACACCGCCTACTGTAAGAACTCCTTGAAGCAGCGTTGGTACAAGTTTGACGATCACGAGGTTTCCGATATCTCCACGTCCTCTGTCAAATCATCCGCCGCCTACATTCTGTTTTACTCCGCCCTGTGACGGACTCCCTGGAACTGAAGAACAACACCAGAGAAGgttgtcccccccccaccccctcgacCTCCCCCCACCTCCTAGAAAGTGGCTGTTTTGGGCACCTGATGATGAAGCGCACGAGTCCGTCCTAGAGCTGATCATGGCTTACGGATGTCACTAGTGCACAGTGCAGCATAGGCACGTCGTGCAGTGCTTCCGCCACTTGAGGACCCTATAGCTGTGAAAACATGCCGGCTGCTCTTATTTCTGATCATCTATTCTAGAGACTACGAGAGATGCCAGTTTGACGCCACCCTGCGCCATTGTAGGCCAAGCAGCTGCTTCGATGTTGCGGTTACCGTGAATGGCTGGACTATTCGAGTGTGCAAACAGCGGAGTCACATTTACATAGCTTGTACGTATTTAACAAAGCGGATATTGCACCtttccaaatgtaaatattttacaaCACGTTCAGTTGTTGCGTGaccaatttttgttgttgttgactttaAGCAACTGTGATATTCACACCAGTCTTTGCATTATAATTGAACATGACCGTTGAAGGGGACCTatcctgggttttttttttcatgccgtCATGTGTGTTGTTGCAGAACCATATTTTAGGCTTCCGGAAGAAGAAAGtttgaggtgtgtcagaaaagatgTATTTCGAACCAAAACTATACtctaaagtctacacaccccttggtttttgtgatatgaaagACCGAGAAGAATAATTTCAAAACGTTCCCACCATTGTGActaaattgaataaaaaaaataaataaaaaaaaaacaaagaacaccatacctacaggaAAGGGTGGTTTCGTTGGCATTGTTTttgggggctgtttttcttcatttgcaaCTGGGGCCTGAGACagttggagggaattatgaacagttccataTAGCAGTCAGTGCTAGCATTAAACCTTGAGGCTTCTGTcggaaagcaacaacaaaaaagtcatgaaacgactactagaacatctgaaaatTATTTAGGGTTAACAAAAGcacttttgttgaaaaaaaaaaaatatatatatatttttttaatatatatatataaatattttttatttttattttatttcccccccccccttctttccCATGCTCAATAGGGTCCATTTTGACAACATGGGCGAGAGGATGGAGCTCACTTCCAtggggaaaacttgtagtttggacTTGAAATACTATATATCTTTTCTGACACATCTTGTAGACTATTTCAAACTTCAGAACGTTTAGCATTCTGTCCCGACGTTGAACTTGATGGGGGGTACAATCAGTGGAAATGCAAGATGAATAGGAATCATTTGTCAATTCTGAGTCGTGCAAATCTACTCAAGTGGCCTCCCACAATAGCTTTCAGTTAGCATAATAGGTCCTCTTGAATGTGATTTGAAAAGACTGAGTATTTACACTTGCGTAGTAGTGAAGGGTCGATGGGAACTGTGATGGTTGCTTGTTCATGTTAAACATCGTTGCACTTACTTACACTGTATCCACTCGGAAGTACGCAGAACACATAGTTTATCCATTAATACTCAATGCTGAATGCTTTACATTGACACGGATTCAGAGATATCTTCTGACTGATCCGGCCTTGTCTGACCCCTGTAACATTAGTATTAAATCGATTTGCCATGGAATATTACTGTCTGCATTATAACATCAATTTAAAAGGAACATTATTGGTATTTTTGTCCCTGGGTTATTTTTAAAAGGTAACATTTGTAgattgtaacattttttttgttttcattatgaTTTAATTCTGTCTTCAGTACTGACCTGATTTGTCTCCTGAGATTAGAATTTATATGATTTCTTCTGTCAACACAAACTGTCCCAACTTGGTGGCAAGAGCACAAAATGCAATCCAATGGACCAGAGAGCGGCGATGTGCAGGGATTCGCTCGCTACACGCCGACAGTTGTCTGGCCTGGCGTGACATTCGAAAGTCTTAATTTTCTTTGAAATGTTGGACTTTATTTCTCAATGCTTTAACATGGTTCAGTATTCAGTATAAATATAGTAACCTCCAACAACTCATGACTATTAGAAGCGCTTTGAATTTgtatgcacgtgtgtgtgtggctgtaaCAGAGATGTTGCTTGATGGATGCAGGTAGATTGAAACAAAACTCCAGTCGTCTTTTATGTCATTTGTAGGCCAACGATCTTCGGTTTTCGGAACGGCTTGCGACTGTAAAGCAGGACGTAGGCGCCTGGGGATTGCACGTGACTGTCGCGTAGTTCTCGGACCGCCGAGTCATTGAAGCGGTGCCATGTTCGGGTCAGGGCGCTGTGGCACAAAGCCGTGTAGTGACCCGTGTTCAGGTGACCTGCGTGGTTCTAATGACAGAAGAGTTGTTTCCAATGAAAGGAAATTGTGGCCACACATAATATTGACACTTTGCTCACTTTGGGGGCATTTCATGTATACTCgcttttgttgccagcagttTTTTCCACTGCCTTCCACTAAtgtatgacatttttgcacactagtaagacaattttggcatactagtaggagtATACTACATGTAACtggtgaggcaaaactgcacaaGTTGACATCTGCACACTAAAACAGCTACTAGTGAAGCACAAGATGTGAACGTATTGCTATTAGTACTAGTAGCACGCAGTTGTCAATTATTGCACAGTTTTGTCTCATTAGTAACATTTAGATTGTTGTCGTCTATGACGAGTATGCAAAAGTTATCCTACAAGTGAGGACAGAGAGAATACTAGTACGTGGGCCAAAGGTTGAATGCAAAGGGCATTTATTTGGATATCGAGCTTAAGGTCAGTGTAGCAGTTTGTCCTCACGAGTAAGAAAATTAAGCGGCCCAAAGTGGCACGTGTAATGGGGAAAAAGTCATTCTACCAGTGGACTGAATCGCGGGTACTAGTTGGCTAttaaggatatcgaataaatgctcaaatagcTTTTCATGCTATGCATTTGCCAACACGACAAGTAAGATACATTGAAATAATCGACCGTGTCATTTAAATATGTTCTACTCACCACGACCGCGTAGAGGCGGTAGGAAGAACAGGAAGTATTCTGCGCTGAGCTGGACAGAAACAAGCTGAGATCGAGCACCATGGAGAAGATAACGTTGGTCCTCAGTTTCACCTGGTTCTTCCCTTTACAACACGAATCCAGTTGAGAACAGCTGGAGCATCTTGACTTAATATTATCTGTCCGATACAAGAGCTGTTTCATTCTGCATTCACGAAGACAACAGTATCCACCGACCGTTTCAGGTGCAGCACGAGGATTTCGGGAGGTTTGTCCAGACAAGCGAGGAGAGCGGTTTCTTTCCGCCGCTCGCAGGCCGAGCACAGCATCTTCTCTCCCCCCGTCAGGAGAGTTTGCTCAAAGAACAGTGACAAGCAGTCCTGTACCAGATGGACACATCGCAGAGGTGAGAAATCGAAAGTGAAGCCTGACTCTCAAAGCCCGGCAGATGAGCTGCCCCATGTATACCCGAATGGAACATTTGCCGACGTGCGTGGGGATGGGTAAGGAGAGCACAGTGAAGGTCTGCGTGTTGTGGGTCTGATGGTCACACTGCGTGCAGACTCTCATGTAGCTGAGCTGCCCTTCGAACAGCTTGGAAACAACGGTAGACTCTCCCGGTCCAGAGGCACAATTTATATCCTGGTCTCGTCTCGGCTGCATCCCGCATCTCCCGACCTTTGAAGCACAAACGACCGCAATGACGTGATTGTGTTGTATACAATAACGTAGTATGTTCCGGGCCGGTTTTGACCGAGGCCTCAAATATCCTCATAATAAttgtttgaaatgatatattttcaatgatgcataatacagtggtgccttgcgattACGAGTGAACCGGcttgagtttttttccccagattcAAACTGTTGTTTGACAGCAAGTgaaaaattcttcaaaaaagaggcttcaagctgtttatccACATTTCCAGTCGAAGGTTAAACGAGAATtgcacgtgtatttaaaacgaccacatagctttgccttaggaaagtcagTTTAGCCTAATGCTAGCAAACAAAGCCAAACGCCATAGATGAGCTAACAAATAGTATCGGTCTCACAGTGctgtaaccctttaagcaactgatatttgaactgAAACAGTCGAGCAACACAAACAGTAGtcacaggtatatattctttatcctcaacGAAGAACGACGAATATTCATGTGGCTTACTGAGACATACTGTGAGCGTCTCTCTGGACTGTTCgtatgtttgtattatactgcccccaagtggccaaggcacacacacacaacagaaggGACAgcgcaatgtccattgaattgaagcaaaaacatcTAGCTGGCAAAAACGGATTAATTCttaacattacatttaattatgtcattactataTGCTTTTATTAGTACAATATTatttattgggaaaaaaaacattacacagtgttttgttttggaggGGGAGTCTGACGATCGGGAACGTGGTTTTGGAGGTGTGGATCTTGTGCCTGTATCAAGGCAGCTTCTGACCTCTGTATGACTTCCTTATGTTTAGTATGTATGATCATTCTTATGCTGGTTTATTCTCAAACTATCTCGAGATTCCCCAATGAACCTTCCACGACCAACGTGTATGTTTTTGCGGGAACCTCGCACCTTCTTTAAGTCGTCGTGGAGTGCATtgaagaggaggagcaggagtTCCTGAGCGTCCTGCTGCGAGTGGTTGTTGAACTGGGGCAGGATGGAGCACAGCAAGGACCTGGCCTCCACAGGGCCACAGCTGGAGCTCCTCCCCAGCCGCATCTGCGCCAGGAGGCGCACAAAAACCTGGGCCACCCGACACTTGGCTCTGCAACAACACGCATCGGCGCAAAAGAAAATTGAGCTCAACTTTCTGCCATATCCAGCTTAAGGGCAATGGACTAGTAACCTCTCTGTCCTCACTAGTGAAACAATTCAGGGCTCTATTAGAACGACTGTCTTACTCGTAACGTTTCTTGCATAACTAGTGCCACATTTTGGCCTAAGGTGGTCAAacatgctcaaacagctttggCACACGAGTAGGAAAACGACATGTTACAAGTGAGCCAAAAATGCTCTCGTTGACAACTGcttgctactagtactactcgtgatgttctaaaacaaaaatctacAATTAAACATCTCGTGCTTAATCTACTTGCCccacacagatgtcaactagtgcaaaGTTGTTGGCCCACTAGTGTGCATAAATGTTATACAGtaatattggggggaaaaaagattactagtaagacacattCTCATTCTACTAGTATGCTCATCACTAGTATGCCAATTTAGTGCCATAATTGAAGAGAGTGCATTGAAAATTGCAGCCTCCCTGTTAATTTTCCCAGCTAAAAACATCCACTCGGCGCTCGCAGATGCGCTCGCCTCACCGTGCCAGCTCTTTGCAAGTGTCCCGGTGAAGGAGGCCCTCAACCAGGGGCACCGTGGAGCAAACGCACTGCAACGCCGCGTTTCCAGAGTTGTCTAAACCGCACACACCGGGTCGGTCCCACCCCTCTAGTCGCTTTTCCGTCACATGACcgctgctgtgtgtgttttttctacAGGAGCAAGAACAGAACGCTTTAGATGTTGCTACATGGTGTCGATctgatttgaaaaagaaaatgcactgGAAGTGCACGAGTACATGCAACGTGTAACgtccgctaacaacccaggctaatcTTAGCACCTCCcccacatacaaagcttgtctctcagtcgagatgtatcacttcaacatactttcttGACATCAATTACTGTGCTTCTTTGGAAAGGATATTTGTGGCATCTTAATGGGTAAGTTGTCAATAGTGAACCGCGAATATGCGAGTGATTACTGTGCAATGAATGATCGTACGTTCTAAACATAAGGAACAGAAGTCATGGGTCAGAGGGCGCCTTGACACTTGTTGTTTCAAGTCACGCGTGATCTGCACCTGCAAAAACAAGTGCAATGGAgcatcataaaaataaacaaagtaaaAGTGGTCGTAAGCTCATAAAGCTACCTGAGCTGACATTTCAGTGTCCAAAATTACAGCAGACACTTGACAGTTAATATTTTTACCcaaaataaacatacataaaatataCTTTATAAATATACTGCAACACTTTTGCACATCATCCATTTACTAATGTCAGACAGGCTCGTAATACATATCGAAAAGATACGTAGTTCATAATTTGATATATGGGTGTTTATTGGATTTTGGGCACTTTTGATTTTCGTTTGTGTCATCACCACCACACCATGTGATGACGTGATGGGAATGACATTTCATAGTTTTTAGCTAACTGTCCTATGCTGGGTGAGTTagcttacatttttcttttagccAACTAGTcctgtacaatatttttatatgattatcaagtttttacaggaaaatcttgaaacatattaacactacaagtcgtttggtaatgacatgcaatcAAATTATTACGTGACTTAAGGGtgcaaatgaggaaaaaactcttccagttatcaaaatgtctgacttgaAAATGTCTCTGGCCTAGCTTGCgcttgagtgacaagacaaaacGACACAGGGAGCGAAAGAATCCGATTTTGAAAAACTTTATTGATCGGAAAACGGTcaatgtggcggtaatgacagcaactttaagggacaCACATATTTTAGTcataaataaaagacagaatttgaaatgGTTTGTATATATGATGAGCAATCATTAATCCTGTCATATTTTACGGAATCTATGGTAAAATGcaccatttgagcatttttttagtGGAAAGATAGCGCTTCATATAGCCAAACCCTGTGCTATGGACTGTAAACTGTAAACTGtaaaaataccaccataaaaccgctcagaaaaatgtcaaaatatacgAATATTAACATGACATTTTAGACAACGCATATAATTAGGCACGCCCACCGCTGGTTATTGAAAACATCTATTTCGATagattttttcttgaaattttacatcaaggatACAAAAAGGCCCGTAATCAAATAAGCACCCATATACACATTTTATTAGTCTTCACTCGTAGCATACCATGTGCGCAGTAACAGTCCGAGCACACACGGCAGACACGTTGCCGCCCGGTGTGGCCCCACATATTGCACACGCCGGAAACTGTCACTACCGTATATGTGTAATTGGAAAATGAACAGTGAAGACCAACCTTTGCTTGGGGAAACTTGTCAGACGTTGCATCTCTTGGTACGATGCGCTGCTTAGCTGAGGCGGGACCGGCACTCCGGCGCTGTTGTCCAGAGCCAGCTGAGAGGCCAGAGTTCTGGTGAACTGGGTCAGCTGGACCTGCCTGCCTGAGCTCTGCAGGGTATGGAGCACAAATGTGTTGATGTAGATGCTGTGCAGTGCCACCCAGAGACCGGGGAGGAGCAAGTCTGCCTGTGATTCTCTCATGTCGGACAAAGGGAAAAGAAGAGCCGGTCCGGTCCAGCCTTGGAGATGAGCTGCAAGGAAGGATGCTGAGAAGAACTTCGATGTGCTTTCTGCAGATGAGGATGGCTCCCTCCGTCGAAGCTGTCCGAATCTCAGCTTTTGACTCAGAGAAGATGTGAAGGAGCTTGCCCTCCGTCCAGACAGAGGGGTCCAACCACAGCAGGTGGCGGTGGCTGCGGAAAGGTCTGATCAGGTGCTCCACCACCTGCACAACGACAGGCTTCTTACTACGTCCCCGGAGCTGCTCCGGGACGTACAGATGCATGTTGCAGATGAACCCTGAGCTGATATCACAGAGGATAGCCAGATGAAGCGTGCAGGGAATCTGTTGGTACCGAAGTTTGTATTTCTTCACAGCCAGGTTCTCACCAGGCGTGTGTAATCCTCGGTAGCGCTTGGTCACATGGCCGCAGAAGGCGGACAAGGCTTCCAGCTTGTCTTCATCCTCCAGTCGGCTCAGATGCAGGAGGCAGCTTTGGAAGCAGTTTCTCTTCAGGACCCCCTTCCAGCCTTCTAATCGGAGGCTCAGCTCACGCTCTCCCACAGAGAGACCGTCCTGCAGAACCACGGAGAAGCAAGTTAACATCTCGGTGTAATCCTCCTCGGAGAAGCGGACGCCTTGCTCCCTTCTTTGAGCGTGCGAAGGCCGAGGAGGTCCACACCTCAACACGGAGGCTCTCCTCATCAGCTCCCGAATGGCTCCTCTATCCATCCAGCACCTCCAGAAGGAGCTCTCGGGCCGTGTGGTACACCTGATAAGCCGGGCCCGTTGTCTGGGTCCGGCGACGAGGCTTGACTTTCTTTGACCTGAAGATGTGAGGCAGACACAGGGTTCCTCTGTGTGAGTCTCCTGGCGGCTCTTCCACTAGGTGGCAATCCTCTGCTGTCCAGCCGCACTCCTTGACTGACAAAGCCTTAGGCTTCGTTGTCCTAGCGTGCaaagaaaagacacaaaaatcAGGTCATGATTGCGATGTGCTCTGTGATCAGGATAGTTGCCATAATGATGGTGTGTGAGGAGCTTGTTTCGTCTAATGTAAGCAGACACAATGCCATGGGGTGGGTGTTTGACTTTTCCTATATGGTGTATGCCAAATTGTGTACTGcacaaatctctctctctctctctctctctatatatatatatatatatatatatatatatatacacacatatctgtgtgtgtgtgtgtgtgttggtgtccTCTCGGGTGATACATGTCCACGGACACCCTGGAGAAATGTGCTGTGGAGGGAGATCTCCAGGGACTCTTGTGTCCTGGCAACCTGTGAACATAACAATCTGTATGCAGGGTATCTCCCATGATACCATTTGTCCTTTTGCGCTCGACTCGTGGGTCTGCGTTCACTTTGAGAAATATATTTCTAACGCACAGTCCTTTCCATTTACATCCCAAGTGCGAAATTATGATGAGACTTGAGCACTTCTCCCTCAGATCAATGCAATATTTACAACATtgaaatactttgttactgtacttagaTTTTTCGGGTGTTGTATCTATACTTTACTAGAGTTTGGATTTTTCATTGTACTTATAGtccctacatttaaaaaaaataaatagaaaatgagACCGAGatcaatttaaacatttaaaaaaaggaaatctaTTTTCAACTCTTTTACTCCTCTACAGAGTTCTCCATCTGGTGGCACAGGTTGGACTAGTTTCAGGGTTGCGCACCTGAAACCAAGCTTAGCTGTTTTTGGGTGGTTTCTGTTGATGGGTTTTACAGGCGTCTGTAAGTATTCATTCTATCTGTAAAAGGCCACGTGCTTCACGTGAAGGAGTCCACCATTGTAATGTTCAGTTGCGTGACATTAGAAGTGACTAGTGAATGGTCATCGGTTTTTCTTTTCGTAGTCGTTTTTGTCTATAGAAATTCCCTTGCATAAATTAAGGTCAATAAAAGTCAATCCATTAATGCCAAAGGGCGTCTTCTCTGCGTCAATACGCCCTTTGATCATGCAGCAATTATTTTGGATAAACTTTTTCATTTGCCTACAGTGAGCGCAACACAGAGTGCAAAATCGTCGGCTCGGTTGCAGGGGCGTTTCTAGAcctcctgggggggggggggggggggctcagactatcccccaaaacaaaaaccaggATGATGGATAAACAgagatttatttctttttttagataATTGACGTATAAgataaatcacacacacacacacaactgtgtACTAGTTGACAAATatgtgctactagtactactagtaaCATCGAATTCTACTACCAAGTACCGTTCTGTGTGACAGTCTTCCATATTGCTCCATTTCTTGCCTGGGTATGTTTATTCTTGACATTTGAAGGAACAAAACACTTCACGAGAGGTAGTGATATGTTGGTGTGATCTGAGTgacttcacaaattctgccacgtCACGTGAAGAGTGTGGTGAGTTTCGGGAAGAGACACGGAGGCAAAACACTCCCACGACCTTTGCGGAACAAATTGTCGACCTAACAGCGGAAAAGTTGAATAATAGTACACCGAAAACACGGAGTAATTCCTATACTGTAATCTCATTATTTGTCTGTGTCTATTGCTTGCGTGACATTTCCCTTTCACTTTCGAAACCCAcagtgaatgtgattgtttgtCAGGAATAGAGCATTTGCGAGTGACACCGCCCAGTGGAGATGATCTGATAAAGGTCAACTTTGTTATGGAAAACAGGACGAATGATTATCACGGTGGAAATTTGGTGTGCAGGCTCTTTGGAAAAGGGAACAACTGGTAAGTCCTTATTCACGAGTTCCTGTTCAGGTCCACTCGCTGAAATATTTGCGCTGTAtcggtcattccagaattggaggtaGTGGATTTTCAAATAATCTTTGCAATGTTTTCAGCCATAATTTTGTTTTCCCACTCAAACACAACCATGTTACTCATATtacttgaaaaatacatttccaaaaaaTGTATATGGCTAAGTTTGTTCTTGTCCagttagcatagcagctaacGCAGCTAGCATGTATGCTGAAGCAAAAAGCCACTCTGAAGTcttgttttccattttgtcaCATCTCTTCAGTGTTTTCAGCCGTAATGGAATGTGCCTCGCCAACCAATGCCACCCCGCTTCTCAAATGATCAGTAAAAGACATTTGACTCTTTTTAACTAAATAGCGAAGGTTGTTCTTGACCAGTTAGCATAGCGGCTAACGCAGCTAGCATTTACTAATTTACCTAAGCTCCAACATTGAATTGCAACCCTTCTACTGTGATATAAAAACGTAGGTTTAACTTCAATAGTTGGTTACATGGTTACTtctttgatatatatatatatatatatatatatatatatatatatatatatacacatacacacacacacacacacacacacacacatatatatataggtcAAGGTCAATTTGTGGCAAAAGTACTTGCATGCAGGTCACTGAAAAAGCACGCAGAATGATGCAGTGCTCAGGACAACTCTGTGACCTCAGCGCTGGTTGAAGTCTTCAAATGTGAGACCTATTTATAAAGGCACTTTTGCGTTCTAACTTGAGCATGCACGGCTGCTGCCCTGCTCTGAATATGGACACGCTCTTGACAGACAGTCACGTGCCGCCGTAGTTTTAGCATGTCCTGTCTTCGTTCATTAAGACACGCCAGACGCCGACTGACCTCGGCCTCCGTTTTATAGAAGTATATCTTTGGCATCTGACTTTGaa
This sequence is a window from Phycodurus eques isolate BA_2022a chromosome 2, UOR_Pequ_1.1, whole genome shotgun sequence. Protein-coding genes within it:
- the LOC133415078 gene encoding LOW QUALITY PROTEIN: uncharacterized protein LOC133415078 (The sequence of the model RefSeq protein was modified relative to this genomic sequence to represent the inferred CDS: inserted 2 bases in 1 codon; deleted 1 base in 1 codon), with protein sequence MEDCHTERTTKPKALSVKECGWTAEDCHLVEEPPGDSHRGTLCLPHIFRSKKVKPRRRTQTTGPAYQVYHTARELLLEVLDDRGAIRELMRRASVLRCGPPRPSHAQRREQGVRFSEEDYTEMLTCFSVVLQDGLSVGERELSLRLEGWKGVLKRNCFQSCLLHLSRLEDEDKLEALSAFCGHVTKRYRGLHTPGENLAVKKYKLRYQQIPCTLHLAILCDISSGFICNMHLYVPEQLRGRSKKPVVVQVVEHLIRPFRSHRHLLWLDPSVWTEGKLLHIFSESKAEIXGQLRRREPSSSAESTSKFFSASFLAAHLQGWTGPALLFPLSDMRESQADLLLPGLWVALHSIYINTFVLHTLQSSGRQVQLTQFTRTLASQLALDNSAGVPVPPQLSSASYQEMQRLTSFPKQRKNTHSSGHVTEKRLEGWDRPGVCGLDNSGNAALQCVCSTVPLVEGLLHRDTCKELARAKCRVAQVFVRLLAQMRLGRSSSCGPVEARSLLCSILPQFNNHSQQDAQELLLLLFNALHDDLKKVGRCGMQPRRDQDINCASGPGESTVVSKLFEGQLSYMRVCTQCDHQTHNTQTFTVLSLPIPTHVGKCSIRDCLSLFFEQTLLTGGEKMLCSACERRKETALLACLDKPPEILVLHLKRCSQLDSCCKGKNQVKLRTNVIFSMVLDLSLFLSSSAQNTSCSSYRLYAVVNHAGHLNTGHYTALCHSALTRTWHRFNDSAVRELRDSHVQSPGAYVLLYSRKPFRKPKIVGLQMT